From Coregonus clupeaformis isolate EN_2021a chromosome 2, ASM2061545v1, whole genome shotgun sequence:
ACCCATTCTATCCCAACTCCACCTGAACTGAGATTATTATGGCCATTTGGTCCTATATATTAAACAAATGTGAAAGAGCAAATAAAACTAAGATTTATTTCAACACTCAAGAGGTAAATGTCTATAAAAAGATGCCGGATAAAACAATTAGTTCAGCCTTAAAAAAAGATATCCCCTTCTAAAACAATAGATAAAATCCATTGATAAAAGTTAGCAGTATTTGCACTTGAAACCATCTTTGGCAAAAATCATCACGTTCCCTTGTCTCTGACTCCAAAGAGAGATGGTATGGAGAAATGCTTTgattatgtttttttgttttgtctcTGTAGTAATGCACTTGGTATGGCTGTAATTCAACTGTTGCCACCTGACACCTCACTCTCCTTGGACATGTCCCTCATCGCTCCAGTCTAGATCTTCTTTACATAATTCCCAGGAAACATGCCTTCTCTCCCGCGAAGACGACCGAACCACCAGCCTGATGGATCTGGAGGGAGGACAGGTGAGAAAAACGGTCAATCTAGATTATACAGCCCTTTTCTATCCTCAGAGGGAATTACAGGTGAAGCACAGGAAGACGGCTTTCAACTGAAGTAGAAAATGTGGTTATAGTATGCCTttaataatactataatactaGCAGTATATAATACTAGCAGTATATCATACGTAGCAGTACTTATAGTGTATGACTAATAGCAGTTTTATACTACTGTAATGAATATACTCAGTTTATTTAAATATTATATAAATTCAGAGATGATCTACTAAGGGTTTAGTACCTTCAGTGAGGATTTCAATGACATCCTCCGCGTTGAAGCTCAGCTCATCAGTGTCCTGGGCATCGTAAGCATACAGCGCTCGGCATTCTGGGGAGCGAGGCTTGGGCTTGGGGGCAGGCTTGGGGCGGCCCGCTCCTGGGGAAGGCTTGACCTCCTTCGAGAGTCTACGATGAAGACTGAGCGAAATTggcatgagagaaagagagtagaagagagatCTAGTAAAAGTGCCAGTCTTGATTTACAGTATCTAATACCATTTGAGTATTTGAAAAAAACACCAGCAACATGAGGAAGAATATACATTTTAACAACCTAACAAGTATTCAAACAGGGCCTGAGAACTCACCCAGCCACTCCCTGGTCAGGCACGTTCATGAAGGTGGTGTCTGCCTGGCTCTGGTTGTTGGAGCGGTTGTTGGTCTGCCGGGTCCCCTGTTGTCGAGGTAGTGTGGGCTGCTCCATACTGGACTGCCGGCGGAGCAGAGAGACTCTGGACGCCCTGGACGAGGGCGGCCCACCCCGCtgaccaccacccccacctcgGCCTCTGCCCCTGGGGGCGCCTGAGACACATGGACATGAAGGAGATGTTGAGTCAGGTCAAAAGTCAAATGAGTGCCATCATTGGGGATGTTCAGCTATCTAGTTCTCTCACCTTGTGACTGCTGTCGCGAGCCTGGAGGCTGGTTGCCCATGTAGCGACTTTTCCTGTTGTCTCTGCGGGTCGGTCCTGGGGAACACATGAGAAAAAGGTGTGATGTGTCAAATGCTATGGGACGGTTGCacagacccagattaagcctactAATAGAAGTCTCCATTCAAAGTGCATGGACTCACTGGAGTTCTTAGGGAGCCCGGGTCCGATGGTGACTATGAGGACCTTGCTGCTGGGCTTCACAACCACCTCGTCTCCTTGGCCCGGCTGGAACTGGATCTGCCTGGAGCCAGCCGCTGAGAACGGCCCCCAACCTCCCTTTTTCACCTTAAACTCCAGTCTAAACgaggaacagagagggagggagagagagagaagagcattgGGTTAAAATATGGCTTAAAAGACTCAAACTGGATTACTTTTTTGCATTATGTATCTTTGAGATTATTAATGATCGTTTACGTAAAGCATGACACTGGTATGTtttaaggggcaatctgcagttgctacatcaatttctggacttataaattaatgatatatacccattgattcttgaagaatataacaatttagaaatgcctcatgagtttagttcaactTTCACACCAagtccagtgtttcccctaggatttatTCAGAAGCGGTGGCAAAGTTAGCGTGGGGGGGGGGTTCTCCCACCGAAAATGTCAAAGGCCTTACTCTTGGCCGCAggttttgctgttttaaagccaATTTCCTGCCATTCTACACATTTCAACATGGGGCGGGAGAAATCtatagttttaaagctaatttcctgccattctacacattttgccaggGCTTATGCTGTGTTCTTATGCTTCCCAGTGACTCAACATTAGAACTAAATCAATGGGGTTTTggaattttagattctccctgactgtctagttttcATTTTGGtggttagttctcaaagatgatcttataaATATATACCTCCATTAtgttttctacatactttatatgtggttttagtcatttaagttgCTGCTAAATGAATACACCGCAGTCAGATCCCCAAATAtacgcttgttttactccaatgtttgtatacaaagtaaatgtaaacaaacactgcatagcttcaaaacatggttacaactatcattttgatatcatggatggtcagtccttgcatccatagctctgtctatgaatttgagagtggttttatttctccaggcccatctcTCAGCTTTTTATAGAAACCACTTTGTTATGGTTTCAACTGCGGATTGGCCCTTTTAGTTTAACAGTAAAACCCCACTGATTGGTCTAAGACTAAGCTCAGAGTAAAGACTTTGACTGACAGGTTGTTGAACTTGAGCGGTAGCTTCCTCTGGGTCTTCTCATCATAACGTTTGTAGAGCAGACTGAGGAACTCCGTCTTGAAGATGCACTGAAGGACACTGTCGTAATGCTCCTCATGGATGATGAAGAAGTCATCCTGCAGGGtgctgagggaggagaggatacatCCTTTCAACTAAAATCTCATTTCTACTACTGTGCATCATGATCATCAACTGGTAGAACATTTCCAGAATATCTTAACCTGCAcctgagagagactgactgaatcTTCTCCACTTCTATCTGTCTCTTCAGAACCTCGTGGATCTGCCCCTTATCTGGTCCCTGCTTCACCTTCTCCCGACCAATCAGATACAAGAACTTAGGGGTCAGGATGAGGTCACGCTTCACAGTCTGCAACATGGAGAGAGGGATATTATATAACTTGTTGCTATTATAGGCTTACTGACCAGTAGCCATCAGATATATGGGGTTCAATGAGCAGACAAGCATTGGCAAGGGATGCCTTTAGCAGTATCCACCAAACCACTGATGGAGTCTCTTCTATCTAACATGAATAACAATAGCATTATACGTTCTGTGACAATGTCAATGTTGGTTTGTTCCTGTGGTCATACTTGACTCTTACCCTAAACCTGCGGTCATATTTGGCAACCACATCTGCAAAATCGATCTTCTCCCGGCGGCCCACGAACTGTCGGATCTCGGGGTGGTTGTCGGTGCCGATGTAGTCGCCCACAAAGTTCCTGTTGAGgctgtttctcctcctctccttcttatTCAGTAAGATGTCTGAGGCTACAGGACACACCACACTGTGACGCAGTACTGAACTGACAGGACACACCACACTGTGACGCAGTACTGAACTGACAGGACACACCACACTGTGACGCAGTACTGAACTGACAGGACACACCACACTGTGACGCAGGACTGAACTGACAGGACACACCACACTGTGATGCAGTACTGAACTGACAGGACACACCACACTGTGATGCAGTACTGAACTGACAGGACACACCACACTGTGATGCAGTACTGAACTGACAGGACACACCACACTGTGATGCAGTACTGAACTGACAGGACACACCACACTGTGATGCAGTACTGAACTGACATGGCAAAAAGCTAATTCCCACAGAGAGAAACCAATGActtaccttcctctctcatcttGACGTACTTGCGGACGGCGATGTGTTTGCGCCAGGCCTTCTGGATGGCCCGAGCATATCCATTATACTTCCTTTCCCTCATTTCCTCCAGCAAGAACAACTACAGAAACACATTTCAAAATAGTTATTTCAATTATTGCCTTTATAGTAAGAAGAACCAGACAGTTCTGTGTCAGTATAGAGGTTTTCTAGGTAACAAGAGAAAGACGTACTGATTCTGGGGCCTTGATGAAGATCTTGGTCTTTCCCAGCTGGTACTGGTCCTGGTCCATGTTGACagagtggaggaggtggagaacccccttcctctcctcccctgtccactgGGGCCACGTCTCCCTGGTCAGGATGGCGTACCtggaggaccacacacacacacaaccattttACTGGACTGGCAGAATGTCCTGAAGTCCCCATAATTTTTTTTATGAATAGAAACAAAACAGGAACAAAATACATTTATACTGATGTTTGAAATCTGTGAAGCCAGCATGGAAATCCATCTCTTGACTCCTGACCACCGTATGACCCCTGACCCATATGACCTTAGGGCTCACCTCTGCAGGAACTTGGCGAAGGCTCGGCGGAAGGCGTACCCGGCGCGGCGCACACGAATGTTCTCCCGCAGGCCCAGGTACTCCACCTGGTGTTTGGCCCGAGAGTCCTCCCAGTCCCGAGGCTTCTTGGTCTCGTTGGGTTTGATGCAGCGGATGTAGTGGGGGGTGCACTTCATCAGAGTCTGGACCAGGTTGTTGGCTTGTTTCTGAAGGACATGGAGGTTCAATCATCCAGCTTTGTAGAACAGACCAGGTGCTCAGAGCAATAAAAACAACTGATAgaagaaaatgtatccctgtacAATAACACATTCAGTGACCTGTGGATATTATGGAAGACAGCGGGGTGGAGGAGTCACTCATCTGAGTTTGGACTGGCATGTCTGTTTCCATAGCAACAataatctcttgtggacagatcTACGTAAACATAACTGGTACCGTAGAATCTGTCGGGTAGGAATGGGATAAGGAGCAGCAGTAGTTACGGTGTTTGGGTTTTTCGTCACTGGTaatttggacaaatcacgatttcgcaggtgttagcatctttcgaATTTCGGGAGGGAGGGGACATTCGGCccgtagagagagggggtggagcaTCTGGTTCCACTCCTCGTTCTAGCATCTCGTCATCTCTTAACacgtatggacccagaacttaatcaAGCAGCTGACCAATTACGTGAGACTTTGTCCTGGGTTTACCGAGATTATAGTAGCACACAACCGTGTCAGATCCTTACCTTGATCTTGCTACTGGCGGTGGTAGGACGGCCCTTTTTCTCTGCCTCTAGGTTTTCTGGGAAAAGGGTTTTTATGAAGGCACTgcccaaacacacagacagacagacagacagacagacagacagacagacagacagacagagagagacagagagacagagagagacagagagagacagagagagagacagagagagacagagagacagagagagagagagacagagagagagagagagagactggtcagtGGCGGTCTATGGAATTATCATATAGTATACCTATTATAACACTTCTAACTACACTTACAATTCACTGCTCTGCATCAGCTCAATGATGTCATTGAAGAGCACATCTCTGTTCCTCTCACAGAAGCCACTGACGTCATAggacacctgagagagagaggacaagctcTGAGTCTTTAATTTCAGCATTTTCCCCTAACACATTCTGATATTTAGGAGATGTGGTCTCCATGTACTCCAAACCCCCACCAGGGGGCAATGTACCAAATTAAATCAAAGAGCTGTAATCTTTGGAATGTTGGACTGTTGGTCAATGTTGGTTCAGTGTGTAATGAGGATGTATTCTAAATGGATTCTAAAAGGCCCATAGTGTTTGTGCTATATGGTGTCCTTGCCTTGCCAGCGTAGTGGTGCACTATGAAGCCTTTATTCCAGCTGTTGAAGTGCTCATGGGAGCTGATTCCCCCTTGTAACTTCTGGATCAGAGTCTGGTCAGCGCCCTCCCCCTTAGCATGCATGGTGGCACACACATCGTCCAAGATACTCATGATGCCTGGGGGGTTCTGGGTAATAAGAACAAGGCATATCAAGAACTGTACCACACACAACATCTACTGGTACTGTAGTTCACCTGAATTACACACAAAATGGCCGCCCCCAACTTCAGCACTACAGGAAATGGCCGAATATGATCCCTCACCAGTTTGGACTCAATGAGGTCACACACGATTTTGTTGTTAAAGTACTCGATTGGCGTCCACTTGATCCCTTCCTGCACATACTCCTCCTACAAGAAACAATGTAAGTATCTGGGAAAACAAGCCAAAGTAATGTAGACGTATCACAAGACGAAAGAGTGAAACAAGTAATGTAGAGTTATCACTTACCTGCTCAGCTTTTAACGTGAGCTCAATGAAAATCTGCTGCAGTTTCTCATTCACAAAGTTGATGCAGAACTGCTCAAAGCCGTTTTTCTATTAGTGTTAAATAGAGATGTGaaggaaaatgttatgtttgtgcttttctaataaccaattcgactgggttcatgcaagtgactgattgatcatgcctgggaggaatcctcactatcagtataagcaatttggctgtacgcccagaaccttgtttaGAAAAaagaaagggatatctcagtttcaaggtggtctcagcttggagagaagaagcctcgtgaggtattggtagGTCACATGAATGAACCAAAAGTTAATGATGAATGtattatgaattatgaataagctaaatcatgcaaatataacttgtctgtgtaagcagtatataagagaactaacgggactgtcCCGGCGAAACTCCTGACAGACGTGTTCTACttggtgcattaagtttgttgtaacctctccagcttgctgataataaagAATGACTCATTTAAGATgaacttcaggtgtccctggtggtaatttccacaacagagagAATACATAGTATTAATGATTTTGTATGAATAAAAAGCAGTAAACTTTCAACACATATACTTAACAGTAGGTAACTGGAGGTGGCAATTAGGT
This genomic window contains:
- the LOC123481453 gene encoding unconventional myosin-Ie-like → MGSKERYHWQTQNVKISGVDDMVLLSKINEDAITDNLKKRYMDDYIFTYIGSVLISVNPFKQLPYFTDREVELYQGAAQYENPPHIYALADNMYRNMMIDCENQCVIISGESGAGKTVAAKYIMGYISKVSGGGSKVQHVKDIILQSNPLLEAFGNAKTVRNNNSSRFGKYFEIQFSRGGEPDGGKISNFLLEKSRVVSQNQGERNFHIYYQLLMGATKEMRENLGVTTPDYYLYLNQSGTYTVEDVNDKKEFSDTMEAMSVVGLSVDEQDMVLQIVAGILHLGNIAFREEGNYAVVESEDFLAFPAYLLGISQEGLKNKLTSRIMDSKWGGKTESIAVTLNTEQASFTRDALSKALYSRLFDFLVDSINKAIQKDHEEFNIGVLDIYGFEIFQKNGFEQFCINFVNEKLQQIFIELTLKAEQEEYVQEGIKWTPIEYFNNKIVCDLIESKLNPPGIMSILDDVCATMHAKGEGADQTLIQKLQGGISSHEHFNSWNKGFIVHHYAGKVSYDVSGFCERNRDVLFNDIIELMQSSEFAFIKTLFPENLEAEKKGRPTTASSKIKKQANNLVQTLMKCTPHYIRCIKPNETKKPRDWEDSRAKHQVEYLGLRENIRVRRAGYAFRRAFAKFLQRYAILTRETWPQWTGEERKGVLHLLHSVNMDQDQYQLGKTKIFIKAPESLFLLEEMRERKYNGYARAIQKAWRKHIAVRKYVKMREEASDILLNKKERRRNSLNRNFVGDYIGTDNHPEIRQFVGRREKIDFADVVAKYDRRFRTVKRDLILTPKFLYLIGREKVKQGPDKGQIHEVLKRQIEVEKIQSVSLSTLQDDFFIIHEEHYDSVLQCIFKTEFLSLLYKRYDEKTQRKLPLKFNNLLEFKVKKGGWGPFSAAGSRQIQFQPGQGDEVVVKPSSKVLIVTIGPGLPKNSRPTRRDNRKSRYMGNQPPGSRQQSQGAPRGRGRGGGGGQRGGPPSSRASRVSLLRRQSSMEQPTLPRQQGTRQTNNRSNNQSQADTTFMNVPDQGVAGLHRRLSKEVKPSPGAGRPKPAPKPKPRSPECRALYAYDAQDTDELSFNAEDVIEILTEDPSGWWFGRLRGREGMFPGNYVKKI